From Bacillus sp. FSL K6-3431, the proteins below share one genomic window:
- a CDS encoding YlxQ family RNA-binding protein: protein MVVKINSIKKEKWMSLLGLATRARKTVSGEELVVKEIQQSRAKLVIISKDASSNTTKKLQDKCNFYNVPYLYVESREQLGHAIGKEARVVVALTDEGFAKKMASMLDE from the coding sequence ATGGTGGTAAAAATTAATAGTATAAAAAAAGAAAAATGGATGTCATTGCTAGGGTTGGCAACTCGGGCAAGAAAAACGGTTTCGGGTGAAGAATTAGTGGTCAAAGAGATCCAACAATCAAGAGCTAAGCTTGTTATTATCTCTAAAGATGCTTCTTCTAATACAACAAAAAAATTACAAGATAAATGCAATTTCTATAACGTCCCTTATCTATATGTTGAATCGCGAGAACAACTTGGCCATGCGATTGGGAAGGAAGCCAGAGTAGTAGTAGCGCTCACAGATGAAGGTTTTGCCAAGAAAATGGCTTCAATGCTCGATGAATAA
- the rnpM gene encoding RNase P modulator RnpM translates to MAVQKKIPLRKCLATGEMKPKKEMIRIVRSKEGDVSVDPTGKKSGRGAYISKDREAVLTAQKKNVLASQLHAQVDKSVYEELLAIIDGGKN, encoded by the coding sequence ATGGCAGTACAAAAGAAAATTCCTTTGCGTAAATGTTTGGCAACGGGAGAAATGAAACCAAAAAAAGAAATGATTAGGATTGTACGCTCAAAAGAAGGCGATGTTTCCGTTGATCCCACTGGGAAAAAATCTGGTAGGGGCGCTTATATCTCGAAAGATCGCGAGGCAGTTCTGACTGCACAAAAGAAGAATGTACTAGCAAGTCAATTACATGCTCAAGTTGATAAATCAGTATATGAAGAGCTCTTGGCGATCATAGATGGTGGTAAAAATTAA
- the nusA gene encoding transcription termination factor NusA: MSSELLDALIILEKEKGISRDVLIEAIEAALVSAYKRNFNQAQNVRVDLNLNTGTMRVFARKEIVDEVFDSRLEISLDEARKINPAYEPSDIVELEVTPKDFGRIAAQTAKQVVTQRVREAERGIIYSEFVDREDDIMTGIVQRQDPRFIYVSLGKIEALLPQSEQMPNETYKPHDRIKVYITKVEKTTKGPQIYVSRTHPGLLKRLFEVEVPEIYDGTVEINSVAREAGDRSKISVSTDNAEVDPVGSCVGPRGARVQAIVNELKGEKVDIVEWSQDPVIFVANALSPSKVLDVIVHEEDKATTVIVPDYQLSLAIGKRGQNARLAAKLTGWKIDIKSETDAREANIYPREDANILLFEDEDEEPFDLTDERIE; this comes from the coding sequence ATGAGCTCAGAATTATTAGATGCTCTGATTATATTGGAAAAGGAAAAAGGTATTTCGCGTGATGTATTAATAGAAGCGATAGAAGCTGCGCTTGTATCGGCCTATAAACGGAACTTTAATCAAGCCCAGAATGTTCGTGTCGATTTAAATTTGAACACTGGGACGATGAGAGTATTCGCACGTAAAGAAATCGTTGATGAGGTTTTTGACTCAAGATTAGAAATATCATTAGATGAAGCTAGAAAAATTAATCCGGCTTATGAACCAAGTGATATTGTAGAATTAGAAGTAACTCCAAAAGACTTTGGCAGAATCGCAGCGCAAACGGCTAAGCAAGTTGTTACTCAACGTGTAAGAGAAGCAGAGCGGGGCATTATTTATTCTGAGTTCGTAGATCGTGAAGACGATATTATGACTGGGATAGTGCAGCGGCAAGATCCACGATTCATATATGTGAGTCTTGGAAAGATTGAAGCACTACTACCTCAAAGTGAACAAATGCCAAATGAAACGTATAAACCGCATGACCGCATTAAAGTTTATATTACTAAAGTTGAAAAGACAACAAAAGGTCCACAGATTTACGTTTCCCGTACACATCCTGGACTACTGAAAAGACTATTTGAAGTAGAGGTGCCTGAGATCTATGATGGCACAGTTGAAATAAATTCTGTAGCTCGCGAAGCCGGAGATCGCTCGAAAATCTCTGTAAGTACGGATAATGCCGAAGTAGACCCAGTAGGATCATGCGTAGGCCCAAGAGGCGCACGTGTACAAGCAATTGTAAATGAGCTAAAAGGTGAAAAGGTTGATATAGTTGAATGGTCTCAAGACCCAGTCATATTTGTCGCTAATGCGCTAAGTCCATCTAAGGTACTAGATGTAATAGTACATGAGGAAGATAAAGCAACGACAGTAATAGTACCTGACTATCAATTATCACTAGCTATTGGTAAACGAGGCCAAAATGCTCGACTTGCAGCGAAATTAACTGGTTGGAAAATTGATATCAAAAGTGAAACAGATGCTCGTGAAGCTAATATTTATCCACGCGAAGACGCTAATATCCTCCTTTTTGAGGATGAAGATGAAGAACCTTTCGATTTAACGGATGAAAGAATCGAATAG
- the rimP gene encoding ribosome maturation factor RimP, which yields MSKVTSIVEELTIPILEDLNLELVDIEYVKEGKNWFLRLFIDKENGVDIEECGIVSERLSEQLDELDPIPHNYFLEVSSPGAERPLKKEADFLKAIDKNVNIKTYEPIDGEKVFEGRLISYNEGILIIEVKIKTRTMTVEIPFDKVAKARLAIIF from the coding sequence ATGAGTAAAGTAACGAGTATTGTAGAAGAACTTACAATCCCTATATTAGAGGATTTGAATCTCGAATTAGTTGATATTGAGTATGTAAAAGAGGGGAAGAATTGGTTTCTCCGTTTGTTTATTGACAAAGAGAATGGCGTCGATATTGAGGAATGTGGTATTGTTAGCGAACGTCTCAGTGAACAACTAGATGAATTGGATCCAATTCCACATAACTATTTTCTTGAAGTTTCGTCTCCTGGGGCAGAACGCCCATTAAAAAAAGAAGCAGACTTTTTGAAAGCTATCGATAAAAATGTGAATATTAAAACGTACGAACCTATTGACGGAGAAAAAGTGTTTGAAGGTAGGCTTATATCTTATAACGAAGGAATCCTTATAATAGAAGTCAAAATCAAAACACGAACAATGACAGTAGAAATTCCATTTGATAAAGTAGCAAAAGCCAGATTAGCAATAATTTTTTAA
- a CDS encoding PolC-type DNA polymerase III encodes MDNKLAEKKERFLLLLQQLNLTNDVVMKHFQNAEIEKLIIERKNKQWHFNFIFENIIPCNIYSQFVERLHHAFQHIASIRFSLTVRDQSFTEEMIVDYWSHCIKEIDGISPMLLKLLNEQTPKVQGNKIIVSARNDTEAQTLKMKYAGLIQKIYVGFGFPAFTLDAEIEEHEATNDEFQHFMEAKQKEDEARARQAVIDMQQQEASRDSGTPHNGPVTIGITIKNDEEFRKLEDIVDEERRIAIEGYIFNAEIRELRSGRTLLTFKITDYTDSILVKVFSRDKEDAEILKLVKKGMWARVRGSIQNDTFVRDLVMMANDINEIRPRGRMDTAEEGAKRVELHLHSPMSQMDAVSSISDYIAQAKKWGHQAIALTDHSVVQSFPEAYNAGKKHDIKILYGLEANLVDDGVPIAYNSVHHLLDEAEYIVFDVETTGLSAIYDTIIELAAVKIRDGEVIDTFESFSNPHHRLSATTIELTGITDDMVQDAPEVHEMLQKFYDWSGDSIYVAHNASFDMGFLNVGLQKMGLGKSTNPVIDTLELGRFLYPQFKNHRLNTLAKRFDIELTQHHRAIYDAEATGYLFLKMLKDAKEQGIEYHDQFNDNMGKGDAYKRARPSHCTLLVQNEIGLKNLFKLVSISHMNYFFRVPRIPRSLLEKHREGLLIGSGCSNGEVFEAMMQKGRAESEQAAGFYDYLEVHPKPVYAPLIERELVRDERDLEEIIKNIVEMGDDLDLPVVATGNVHYLNEQDKIYRKILVNSQGGANPLNRSELPDVHFRTTNEMLQEFSFLGEEVAKKIVVENTNAIANRLESVKVIKDDLYTPKIDGAEEEVRTMSYDMAHSIYGEELPEIVEARLEKELKSIIGHGFAVIYLISHKLVKKSLDDGYLVGSRGSVGSSLVATMTEITEVNPLPPHYVCPKCKHSQFFDDGSVGSGFDLPDKDCPECKVGYKKDGHDIPFETFLGFKGDKVPDIDLNFSGEYQPKAHHYTKVLFGEDYVYRAGTIGTVAEKTAYGYVKGYSQDNNLVLRNAEIDRLVQGCTGVKRNTGQHPGGIIVVPDDMEIFDFSPIQFPADDKESEWKTTHFDFHSIDNNLLKLDILGHDDPTVIRMLQDLSGIDPTTIPTDDPEVMKIFSGPETLGVTPEQIMCKTGTYGIPEFGTSFVRQMLEDTKPTTFSELVQISGLSHGTDVWLGNAQELIHAKTCTLPEVIGCRDDIMVYLIYQGLEPSLAFKIMESVRKGKGLDPEWEEEMKKNNVPGWYIDSCKKIKYMFPKAHAAAYVLMAVRIAYFKVHHPLLYYAAYFTVRANDFDLDAMVRGSETIRARLQEINAKGLEASTKEKNVMTVLEIALEMCERNYQFQRVDLYRSSATEFIIDGNTLIPPFNAIPGLGTNAALNIVNSRKDGEFLSKEDLQQRGKVSKTIIEYLDNHGCLESLPDQNQLSLF; translated from the coding sequence ATGGATAATAAACTTGCCGAAAAAAAGGAACGTTTTTTATTATTACTACAGCAATTAAATTTAACAAACGACGTAGTAATGAAACATTTCCAGAACGCTGAGATAGAAAAATTAATAATCGAACGAAAAAATAAACAATGGCATTTTAATTTTATTTTTGAAAATATTATTCCATGTAATATATATTCGCAGTTTGTGGAGCGACTTCACCATGCATTTCAGCATATTGCATCAATACGATTTAGTCTTACTGTAAGAGACCAGTCTTTCACTGAGGAAATGATTGTTGATTATTGGAGCCACTGTATCAAAGAAATAGATGGCATCTCTCCGATGTTATTAAAACTATTAAATGAGCAAACTCCTAAAGTCCAAGGGAATAAAATAATAGTTAGTGCACGAAATGATACAGAAGCCCAAACATTAAAGATGAAATATGCTGGACTCATTCAAAAGATATATGTTGGATTTGGATTTCCGGCTTTTACCCTCGATGCGGAAATCGAGGAACATGAAGCTACAAATGATGAATTCCAACATTTTATGGAAGCGAAGCAAAAGGAAGATGAAGCACGTGCAAGGCAAGCTGTTATTGACATGCAACAACAAGAGGCTTCAAGGGATAGTGGCACACCACATAATGGACCTGTCACGATCGGGATTACTATTAAAAATGATGAAGAGTTTAGGAAGCTTGAAGATATTGTAGATGAAGAACGCAGAATTGCTATTGAAGGGTATATATTCAATGCAGAGATAAGAGAACTACGAAGTGGAAGAACCTTATTAACGTTTAAAATAACGGATTACACTGATTCTATATTAGTTAAAGTATTTTCAAGGGATAAAGAAGATGCTGAGATATTAAAATTAGTTAAAAAAGGTATGTGGGCACGAGTACGTGGAAGTATTCAAAATGATACTTTTGTGCGTGATCTCGTTATGATGGCTAATGATATTAATGAGATAAGACCACGAGGCAGAATGGATACTGCTGAGGAAGGAGCGAAGCGTGTCGAGCTTCATTTACATTCTCCGATGAGCCAAATGGATGCTGTATCATCTATATCTGATTATATAGCCCAAGCAAAAAAATGGGGTCATCAAGCGATAGCTCTAACAGATCATTCCGTTGTTCAGTCTTTTCCGGAAGCGTATAATGCTGGGAAAAAGCATGACATTAAAATTCTTTACGGTTTAGAAGCTAATCTCGTTGATGATGGTGTACCTATTGCTTATAATAGCGTTCATCATTTATTAGATGAAGCGGAATATATTGTTTTTGACGTAGAGACGACTGGGCTTTCAGCTATTTATGATACGATAATTGAACTTGCTGCAGTGAAGATTCGCGATGGAGAAGTAATTGATACATTTGAAAGTTTTTCTAATCCACATCATCGATTATCTGCGACTACCATTGAATTGACAGGTATTACTGACGATATGGTTCAAGATGCGCCAGAAGTACATGAAATGCTGCAAAAATTTTACGATTGGTCAGGCGACTCCATATATGTCGCACATAATGCATCATTTGATATGGGTTTTTTAAATGTTGGGCTACAAAAAATGGGGCTTGGCAAATCAACAAACCCCGTCATTGACACATTAGAGTTGGGAAGATTTCTTTATCCACAATTTAAAAATCACCGCTTAAACACTTTAGCAAAAAGATTTGATATTGAACTAACCCAGCATCATAGGGCGATTTATGATGCAGAAGCAACAGGGTATTTATTTTTAAAAATGCTAAAAGATGCAAAAGAACAAGGCATAGAATATCATGATCAGTTTAATGACAATATGGGAAAAGGCGATGCATATAAACGAGCTAGGCCAAGTCACTGCACTTTACTTGTTCAAAATGAAATTGGCTTAAAAAATCTATTTAAACTTGTCTCTATATCTCATATGAATTACTTTTTCCGAGTACCGCGTATTCCACGCTCTCTTCTTGAAAAACACCGAGAAGGATTACTCATTGGATCTGGTTGTTCAAACGGTGAAGTTTTTGAAGCGATGATGCAAAAAGGCCGGGCGGAATCAGAACAAGCCGCAGGTTTTTATGATTATTTAGAGGTTCATCCCAAGCCAGTATACGCGCCATTAATTGAACGTGAACTTGTACGTGATGAACGAGATTTAGAGGAAATCATTAAAAATATTGTAGAAATGGGTGATGATTTAGATCTTCCTGTTGTTGCTACAGGTAATGTACATTATTTAAATGAACAAGATAAAATTTATCGTAAAATATTGGTGAACTCACAAGGTGGAGCAAACCCATTGAATCGTAGTGAACTTCCTGATGTTCATTTCCGAACTACAAATGAAATGCTACAAGAATTTTCTTTTCTTGGCGAAGAAGTAGCGAAGAAGATTGTTGTTGAAAATACAAATGCCATTGCTAATCGGCTTGAATCAGTAAAAGTGATTAAAGATGATTTATATACACCGAAAATAGACGGCGCTGAAGAAGAAGTTCGGACAATGAGCTATGATATGGCTCATTCAATATATGGAGAAGAATTGCCAGAAATTGTGGAAGCTAGATTGGAAAAAGAGTTAAAAAGTATTATCGGACATGGATTTGCTGTTATTTATTTAATTTCTCATAAGCTGGTCAAAAAGTCACTTGATGATGGTTATTTGGTTGGGTCACGGGGGTCTGTAGGATCATCATTGGTGGCAACAATGACTGAAATTACTGAGGTAAACCCACTCCCCCCTCATTATGTTTGTCCTAAGTGTAAACATTCACAGTTTTTTGATGATGGTTCAGTAGGATCTGGGTTTGATTTACCTGATAAAGATTGCCCTGAATGTAAAGTGGGGTACAAAAAAGATGGACATGATATCCCTTTTGAAACATTCCTAGGATTTAAAGGAGACAAGGTTCCTGATATTGATCTCAACTTTTCCGGGGAATATCAGCCAAAAGCACATCACTACACAAAGGTTCTATTTGGTGAGGATTATGTGTATAGGGCAGGAACAATCGGTACAGTTGCAGAAAAGACTGCATATGGTTATGTGAAGGGTTATTCCCAAGATAATAATTTAGTGCTTAGGAATGCAGAAATTGATAGGTTGGTCCAAGGATGTACCGGAGTAAAAAGAAACACGGGACAGCATCCAGGTGGGATTATTGTTGTACCAGATGATATGGAAATTTTTGATTTTTCACCTATTCAATTTCCAGCAGATGATAAAGAATCAGAGTGGAAGACAACTCATTTTGATTTTCATTCAATAGATAATAACTTATTAAAACTAGATATTCTTGGTCATGATGATCCTACTGTTATTAGAATGCTACAAGATTTAAGTGGGATTGATCCAACAACTATTCCTACAGATGATCCCGAAGTAATGAAGATTTTCAGTGGACCTGAAACCCTTGGCGTAACACCAGAGCAAATTATGTGTAAAACAGGTACTTATGGTATTCCGGAATTTGGAACAAGCTTTGTTCGGCAAATGTTAGAGGATACAAAACCGACGACTTTCTCCGAGTTAGTACAAATATCTGGATTATCTCATGGTACCGATGTATGGCTAGGGAATGCTCAGGAACTAATTCATGCAAAAACATGTACGCTCCCTGAAGTAATTGGGTGTCGAGATGATATTATGGTTTATCTAATTTATCAAGGATTAGAGCCTTCTTTGGCATTTAAAATCATGGAGTCTGTTCGGAAAGGTAAAGGGTTGGATCCAGAATGGGAAGAAGAGATGAAGAAAAACAATGTACCAGGGTGGTATATTGACTCATGTAAGAAAATAAAGTATATGTTCCCTAAAGCGCATGCGGCAGCATATGTGTTAATGGCTGTTCGTATTGCCTATTTCAAAGTCCATCATCCTCTACTATATTACGCTGCATATTTTACAGTACGCGCGAATGACTTCGATTTAGATGCGATGGTGCGAGGGTCAGAAACGATTCGGGCCCGTCTTCAAGAAATCAACGCAAAGGGTCTTGAAGCATCGACAAAAGAAAAGAATGTAATGACAGTTTTAGAAATAGCGTTAGAAATGTGTGAAAGAAATTATCAATTTCAACGGGTTGATCTATATCGATCAAGTGCAACGGAGTTTATTATTGATGGTAACACACTTATACCACCATTTAATGCAATCCCAGGACTTGGAACAAATGCTGCTTTGAATATTGTAAATTCCCGAAAAGATGGAGAATTCCTTTCAAAAGAGGATTTACAGCAACGCGGTAAGGTATCGAAAACAATCATAGAGTACCTTGATAATCACGGATGTTTAGAATCACTACCAGATCAAAATCAATTATCATTGTTTTAA
- a CDS encoding proline--tRNA ligase: protein MKQSMTLIPTLREVPAYAEIKSHQLLLRAGFIRQVASGIYTYMPLAKKTLDNIERIIREEMENAGAAEVLMPALQPAELWQESGRWYSYGDELMRLQDRHGRGFALGATHEEVITSLVNDDVQSYKRMPLTLYQIQTKFRDEQRPRFGLLRGREFIMKDAYSFHTSPESLDEVYKKMYKAYTNIFTRCGLDFRAVLADSGAIGGKDTQEFMVLSDIGEDTIVYSDASDYAANIEMADAPNHYEKSSAPEKELVKVATPEQRTIEEVSAFLDTDAEKCIKTLVFKADDDYIMILVRGDHEVNDIKVKNMMNAKTVELAEHTEIERMLGCQIGSLGPIGLDGKMKVYADHAVKTMVNAVCGANEDGYHYTNAQPGRDFIVESYEGIRFMKEGDPSPDGKGKVRFARGIEVGHIFKLGKTYSEAMDATYLDVNGKSQTYIMGCYGIGVSRTLSSIAEQFSDDNGLVWPSNIAPYHIHVIPVNVKDENQTQLAEELYKLFKNNRYDVLLDDRKERPGVKFKDSDLIGLPVRVTVGKKASEEIVEVKVRKTGEMFEVSKTDILPLLTKILQEV, encoded by the coding sequence ATGAAACAAAGCATGACATTAATCCCAACGCTTCGTGAAGTTCCGGCATACGCAGAAATCAAAAGCCACCAGCTCTTACTAAGAGCTGGTTTCATTAGGCAGGTTGCAAGCGGCATATATACTTATATGCCACTTGCGAAAAAAACGCTTGATAATATTGAAAGAATAATTAGAGAAGAAATGGAAAATGCCGGTGCAGCTGAGGTATTAATGCCAGCCCTACAACCAGCGGAATTATGGCAAGAATCGGGACGATGGTACTCATACGGTGATGAGTTGATGCGTCTTCAAGATCGGCATGGAAGAGGATTTGCACTTGGTGCAACACATGAAGAAGTAATTACAAGTCTTGTAAACGATGATGTCCAGTCATATAAGCGGATGCCGCTCACATTGTATCAAATTCAAACGAAATTTCGTGACGAACAGCGTCCAAGATTTGGTCTACTCCGCGGCCGTGAATTCATTATGAAGGATGCATATTCTTTTCATACATCACCTGAGAGTCTGGATGAAGTATATAAGAAAATGTACAAAGCATATACGAATATCTTTACTAGATGCGGTCTAGATTTCCGGGCTGTTTTAGCTGATTCAGGGGCAATTGGTGGTAAGGATACACAGGAATTTATGGTTTTATCAGATATTGGTGAGGATACGATCGTTTATTCGGACGCATCCGATTATGCCGCAAATATTGAAATGGCTGATGCACCTAATCATTATGAAAAATCCTCCGCTCCTGAAAAAGAATTAGTAAAAGTAGCAACACCTGAGCAAAGAACGATAGAAGAGGTGTCAGCATTCTTAGACACTGACGCAGAGAAATGTATTAAAACGCTCGTATTTAAAGCGGATGACGATTACATCATGATATTGGTTCGTGGAGATCACGAAGTAAATGATATTAAAGTAAAAAACATGATGAATGCCAAAACAGTCGAGCTTGCGGAGCATACAGAAATAGAACGCATGTTAGGATGTCAGATTGGCTCACTCGGCCCGATTGGTCTCGATGGAAAAATGAAAGTCTATGCAGATCATGCAGTAAAAACAATGGTGAACGCAGTATGTGGAGCAAATGAAGATGGTTACCATTATACGAATGCACAGCCTGGTCGCGATTTTATTGTTGAAAGCTATGAAGGTATTCGTTTTATGAAAGAGGGTGACCCTTCTCCTGATGGGAAAGGTAAGGTTCGTTTTGCCCGCGGTATCGAAGTTGGACATATTTTTAAATTAGGAAAAACATATAGTGAAGCAATGGATGCTACTTATTTAGATGTGAATGGTAAATCGCAAACATACATTATGGGCTGCTACGGGATTGGTGTTTCTCGTACATTATCGTCAATTGCCGAGCAATTCAGTGATGATAATGGACTTGTTTGGCCTTCCAATATTGCCCCATATCATATTCATGTCATACCTGTTAATGTAAAAGATGAGAACCAAACACAACTTGCAGAAGAGTTATATAAGCTTTTCAAAAACAACCGATACGATGTATTGCTTGATGATCGCAAAGAGCGACCAGGCGTTAAATTTAAAGATTCAGATCTCATTGGTTTGCCTGTTAGAGTAACCGTAGGTAAAAAAGCCAGTGAAGAAATTGTTGAAGTAAAAGTGAGAAAAACCGGTGAAATGTTCGAAGTATCGAAAACTGACATTTTACCTTTGCTGACAAAAATATTACAAGAAGTATGA
- the rseP gene encoding RIP metalloprotease RseP — MNTVISFIIIFGALVFFHELGHFVFAKRSGILVREFAIGFGPKIFSYSKKETTYTIRLLPVGGFVRMAGEDPEMAEIKAGYRVALLLNEEEEVQKIIINGKDRYPNARNLEVETADLEHDLIIKGYEEGEDERLQTFAISREAVIIEDQVETQIAPWDRQFASKKLSARAMTIFAGPMMNFILAIVVFTIIAGIQGVPITEPILGVISPDGAAEQAGLKQKDAVLSIDGAEVSNFEDITKIVRAHPQEELVFTVDRHGQTIDIAVTPIKQKAEEEEFGLIGVHAPMDKSFLKVASSGFKETYHWTIEIFKLLGKLVTGQFSIDMLSGPVGIYKSTEVVAQAGILYLMKWTGLLSINLGIMNLLPIPALDGGRLLFFGVEALRGKPIDRHKEGIVHFIGFALLMILMIVVTWNDIQQFFIR; from the coding sequence TTGAACACGGTGATATCCTTTATTATAATTTTCGGAGCGCTTGTATTTTTTCATGAATTAGGGCACTTTGTTTTTGCAAAGCGATCTGGGATACTTGTAAGGGAATTCGCGATTGGGTTCGGACCAAAGATTTTTTCGTACTCCAAAAAGGAAACGACGTATACGATTCGATTACTGCCAGTTGGCGGATTTGTTAGAATGGCCGGGGAAGATCCTGAGATGGCTGAAATAAAAGCTGGATATCGTGTGGCACTTCTGTTAAATGAAGAGGAAGAAGTGCAAAAGATCATTATTAATGGTAAAGATCGATATCCGAATGCTAGGAATCTGGAAGTAGAAACGGCTGATTTGGAACATGATTTAATTATTAAAGGCTATGAAGAAGGCGAAGATGAACGACTACAAACATTCGCAATTTCTCGTGAGGCTGTAATTATAGAGGACCAAGTTGAAACGCAAATTGCGCCTTGGGATCGTCAATTTGCATCTAAGAAATTAAGTGCTAGAGCGATGACAATCTTTGCTGGACCAATGATGAATTTTATTTTGGCGATAGTTGTTTTTACCATTATTGCTGGAATTCAAGGGGTGCCAATTACGGAGCCTATTCTTGGGGTCATTTCTCCTGATGGTGCAGCTGAACAAGCAGGTTTGAAACAAAAAGATGCTGTTCTTAGTATTGATGGAGCTGAGGTCTCGAATTTTGAAGACATTACTAAAATTGTAAGGGCACACCCGCAAGAAGAGCTTGTATTTACAGTTGATCGTCATGGACAAACAATCGATATCGCAGTCACTCCGATAAAACAGAAAGCGGAAGAAGAAGAATTCGGTTTAATTGGTGTTCATGCACCGATGGATAAGTCTTTTCTGAAAGTTGCTTCGAGCGGTTTTAAAGAAACATATCACTGGACGATAGAAATATTTAAGCTTTTAGGAAAGCTTGTAACAGGTCAATTTTCAATTGATATGTTGTCAGGTCCAGTGGGTATATATAAATCAACTGAAGTTGTAGCGCAAGCAGGTATTCTTTATTTAATGAAATGGACAGGATTACTAAGTATAAACCTAGGTATAATGAATCTCCTTCCAATACCAGCGCTAGACGGAGGAAGGCTATTGTTTTTCGGGGTAGAAGCATTGCGTGGCAAGCCGATTGATAGGCATAAAGAAGGTATTGTTCATTTTATCGGTTTCGCACTTTTAATGATATTAATGATCGTTGTGACCTGGAATGACATACAACAATTTTTTATACGATAA
- the dxr gene encoding 1-deoxy-D-xylulose-5-phosphate reductoisomerase produces MKYISLLGATGSIGTQTLDVIRNHPQQFKLTAMSVGKNINFARKIIVEFQPELVSVQDKNDCDSLKLEFSSIQFVYGQEGLVEVAVYKKADVLLNAVIGSVGLYPTLQAIEAKKTIALANKETLVTAGHIVMEAAKKNNVAILPVDSEHSAIFQCLQGEKPANIQRLIITASGGSFRDLSRNELQFVTLEQALNHPNWSMGSKITIDSATMMNKGLEVIEAHWLFDLPYEQIDVLLHRESIIHSMVEFHDNSVIAQLGSPDMRGPIQYALTYPDRLPLHNSTPLNLAQMGTLHFAEMDTERFRCMKYAYDAGIAGGTMPTVLNAANEAAVAAFLAGKIRFITIEELIEKALEWHSNINNPDITIIHQVDLETRKYVNSLL; encoded by the coding sequence TTGAAGTATATTAGCTTGCTCGGTGCTACTGGTTCTATTGGCACACAGACGCTTGACGTGATTAGAAATCATCCGCAACAATTTAAATTAACTGCTATGTCTGTCGGAAAAAATATCAATTTTGCTAGAAAAATCATTGTGGAATTTCAACCTGAATTGGTTTCTGTACAAGATAAAAATGATTGTGATTCCTTAAAATTGGAATTTTCATCGATACAATTTGTATATGGACAAGAAGGACTTGTAGAAGTGGCTGTTTACAAAAAAGCAGATGTGCTTTTAAATGCAGTAATTGGAAGTGTTGGTCTATATCCTACATTACAGGCGATTGAAGCTAAGAAGACGATAGCATTAGCTAATAAAGAAACCTTGGTAACAGCTGGGCATATTGTGATGGAAGCGGCAAAAAAAAATAATGTGGCGATATTGCCGGTTGATAGTGAGCATTCAGCGATATTTCAATGTTTACAAGGGGAGAAACCAGCCAATATTCAGCGATTAATCATTACAGCTTCTGGAGGTAGTTTTCGTGACCTGTCTCGTAATGAGCTGCAATTTGTCACACTCGAACAGGCATTAAACCATCCTAATTGGTCGATGGGCTCCAAAATTACAATTGATTCTGCTACAATGATGAACAAAGGGCTTGAAGTTATAGAGGCGCACTGGTTATTTGATCTTCCCTATGAGCAAATTGATGTTTTATTACATCGTGAAAGCATTATCCATTCAATGGTTGAATTTCATGACAACAGTGTAATAGCACAGTTGGGTAGCCCAGATATGAGGGGACCGATTCAATATGCGCTTACATATCCTGATAGACTGCCACTTCACAATTCTACCCCATTGAATCTCGCACAAATGGGTACACTGCATTTTGCGGAGATGGATACAGAAAGATTTCGCTGTATGAAATATGCTTATGACGCGGGTATTGCCGGTGGCACAATGCCTACCGTTTTGAACGCTGCAAATGAAGCGGCCGTAGCTGCATTTCTTGCTGGGAAAATTAGATTTATTACAATAGAAGAGCTTATAGAAAAAGCTCTTGAATGGCATAGCAATATAAATAATCCAGATATTACGATTATTCATCAGGTTGATTTAGAAACAAGAAAATATGTAAACTCACTCTTGTAA